One segment of Amycolatopsis alba DSM 44262 DNA contains the following:
- a CDS encoding ABC transporter ATP-binding protein: MEPVLSRADLVRSACYAVRLAWQADRGGVLVVLGAQLATSAGLGAALLLLGELLTGLTKLGLPDSGTDLGQVVPAILVLVVLGTAGASLGTWSGARQQILMDRVDRHVIGQVLHTAGHAELPHFEDPEFHDRLTRAIYAARNEPATVVVTLAAVLQAILATLAVAGALWTMAWWLLPLMLLSVLPVIKTAADKRKELYGLHHDLSEDRRRREYLEMLLTSRDEAKEIRALDLAGHLRERWASAYEAELGSTVRLIRTHLRRQLLAKLVSSLLVCGVVSLVWWFVTIGLLQLATAAAGIAGVWLLAGRLEQAGIMLNHAGEALVFLKDLSTFGAQIAVREADLPGTKAAVRTLTAEDLHFTYPGAGKPALRGVDITLRQGEVVALVGPNGSGKTTLAKLLAGLYEPSSGKVCGDGRPVRDLAELRRNCAVVFQDFVRYKLSVADNIRFGRVGDPGEAHLVAEAAHAAGAAEFVSELPQDYETLLGREFTGGTDLSGGQWQKLAIARSFYRNAPIVILDEPTAALDPQAERELSERIRELFAGRAVLLVSHRFSNVRSADRIYVMDRGRVREHGSHETLMNAEGMYASLFLAQAGGYRE; the protein is encoded by the coding sequence GTGGAGCCGGTGTTGAGCCGGGCCGACCTGGTCAGATCCGCGTGCTATGCCGTGCGGCTGGCCTGGCAGGCTGACCGCGGCGGCGTCCTCGTCGTACTCGGCGCGCAGCTGGCAACCTCGGCCGGGCTCGGGGCCGCGCTCCTGCTGCTGGGCGAACTCCTCACCGGACTGACCAAGCTCGGCCTCCCCGATTCCGGCACCGACCTCGGCCAGGTGGTCCCGGCGATACTGGTGCTCGTCGTACTCGGGACAGCCGGAGCCTCGCTGGGGACCTGGAGCGGAGCGCGCCAGCAGATTCTCATGGACCGGGTCGACCGGCACGTCATCGGCCAGGTCCTGCACACCGCGGGCCACGCCGAACTACCGCACTTCGAGGATCCGGAATTCCACGATCGCCTGACGCGCGCCATCTACGCCGCGCGGAACGAACCGGCGACGGTGGTCGTCACGCTCGCGGCCGTCCTGCAGGCGATCCTGGCCACGCTGGCCGTCGCCGGGGCGCTCTGGACGATGGCGTGGTGGCTGCTCCCGCTGATGCTGCTGAGCGTGCTCCCGGTGATCAAGACGGCCGCGGACAAACGCAAGGAACTGTACGGCCTCCACCACGACCTCTCAGAGGACCGCAGACGCCGTGAATACCTCGAAATGCTGCTCACCAGCCGGGACGAGGCCAAGGAGATCCGGGCGCTGGACCTGGCAGGCCACCTTCGGGAGCGCTGGGCAAGCGCGTACGAAGCGGAACTGGGCTCGACCGTCCGCCTGATCCGCACTCACCTGCGGCGGCAACTGCTGGCCAAGCTCGTCAGCAGCCTGCTGGTCTGCGGTGTCGTCAGCCTCGTCTGGTGGTTCGTGACCATCGGTTTGCTTCAGCTCGCGACGGCCGCGGCCGGGATCGCCGGTGTGTGGCTGCTCGCCGGTCGGCTGGAGCAGGCAGGGATCATGCTGAACCACGCCGGCGAAGCGCTCGTCTTCCTGAAGGATCTCAGCACTTTCGGCGCACAGATCGCGGTCCGCGAGGCGGACCTGCCCGGCACGAAGGCCGCAGTCCGCACCCTGACGGCCGAGGACCTGCACTTCACCTACCCCGGTGCCGGAAAGCCGGCTCTCCGCGGCGTCGACATCACCTTGCGGCAAGGCGAAGTGGTCGCACTGGTCGGGCCGAACGGCTCGGGAAAGACCACTCTCGCCAAGCTTCTGGCAGGCTTGTACGAGCCCAGCTCGGGCAAGGTGTGCGGCGACGGCCGCCCCGTACGCGATCTCGCCGAACTACGCCGAAACTGCGCGGTGGTGTTCCAAGACTTCGTTCGCTACAAGCTTTCCGTCGCCGACAACATACGCTTCGGCCGAGTCGGCGACCCCGGCGAAGCTCACCTGGTCGCCGAAGCCGCGCACGCCGCCGGTGCGGCGGAGTTCGTCAGCGAGCTGCCCCAGGACTACGAAACCCTTCTCGGACGGGAGTTCACTGGCGGCACCGATCTGTCCGGCGGCCAATGGCAGAAGCTGGCCATCGCCCGCTCGTTCTACCGGAACGCGCCCATCGTGATCCTGGACGAACCGACGGCCGCTCTCGACCCGCAAGCCGAACGGGAGCTTTCCGAACGTATCCGGGAGCTTTTCGCCGGGCGCGCCGTCCTGCTGGTGTCCCACCGTTTCTCGAACGTCCGCTCCGCCGACCGGATCTATGTCATGGACCGCGGTCGCGTTCGCGAACACGGGTCACACGAAACCTTGATGAACGCGGAAGGCATGTACGCCAGCCTGTTCCTCGCCCAAGCGGGCGGATACCGAGAATAG